The Pleurodeles waltl isolate 20211129_DDA chromosome 7, aPleWal1.hap1.20221129, whole genome shotgun sequence genome contains the following window.
GACATAGTGGAGCTTCAGACAATTTGcttggtgcaaaagctggagcagCGTCTACGCCTCCCACCCTGTAAAGTGATCACTACAACTTCCCGTTTGAGCTGAAAAGGGAAGCCGCGTGGCAGACAGGTCCAATGGCTGCTTTCAGCACTGTGGAGAGGGGTACCTGTCAGCCATCTTGTCACAGAGGAATTATTTCACTGGTGCGGATCCTGGTTTGAAGCCTATTAACCGCCCTCCGGGCTTCTCGGAGGGGATGCAAATGAAAAGGACAGCTTTCTTGTATGTCTGGACAGCACTCTCAGCAGTGAGCATGGTTCATGCGCATGGGCCCCACCTGGGGCTGGGCGCTTCCACTGTACTTGAGTATGTAGACTAAGATGAGGATCACGGTCGGACTACGGTGTTAAGACTTTAAACTGGAGATCTGATAACCAAACTCTCACAGAGAAGATGGGCAGAGACAGCTCGGTTGGGGCCCTCTACCAGGATTTGCcaccaaatatatatattattaactaGAACGTTCACTCTGCTGTCTTGGCTGTGGGCGCAGATATTGGGCACAAAGACGTACTAGTTAGTGGGTCCAGGCAAATGCCATAAAGTGAAGAAAGCGTAAGCATGACAGCCTTCCCTCAAAACTGATTGTGAAAAATCCCCAGGAGAGTAAGCGATATCAGTTGCGTCACTGGAGACAATCTTGTTAGATCAGGAACCTCCCAGACTACTGTACTGGTTCTTGGTATCAATCGGTGTGTCTGGTAGACCAGTTCACTTccgcatttctgctgtaaaaccaCTTTATATACTGCGTGGTCAAACCGAAAGCCACGAGGAGCCCACTTTTGATGCAGAATGTATTCCGACACTTGGAATGTCAAACAGAGGAATGAGGGGGTGGGTCTACACCCACAATCCTCCCACTGGTGGTTCATTACGGAGACATAGAGAATTGAAAGAGTCCGGTTTTACACAATTTCTGCTAAAAACAAGAGTTTACAACGGTGGCTGAGTACCCGATGTGAACAAAAGCCCGGGCTATGAGCATTCCAAAGATCCTTCCACCGCCCTGGTAAATTTAGAACCCCGAAAGCGCTGTGCGACTTTTACACCTCAAAAGCAAAGATCCTGGTAGGAGTGAAGCAACCCAACTGAAAACGTGGCATTACTTTGTTTAcattacaaaatattaaaaacaaataccgACCACAGAGGAGGGTGTTGACAGATGGCATATTTCTCTAAAAGCCACCCGAACGGTGATAACCAACAAGAccatctcaaaggaagacagaggggAAGAAAAAGCGTTCTCGGAATCATCTGCTATCAATGAAAAACAACTCATTTTGATATGCTGCCTTCAATTAGTACAGCCCAGCGGTGTCCTTTGCTGTGTACTCTCTGTGCACTTGGGCTCGGGACAGTGACAACTCCCGCACTGATCAAATCCGGCGCAGTGATCCATGGCAAATGACTGTTTCGGGGGTTGGTCGTCCCAGTTCGTGTGTGCGATTCTTTCTCGCTCAGCTCCAAAGCCACATTTTTGTCACTAGATGGAACAGAATATAATAATTATGTGAGTTGTATTTGGGGCCCTCCACCGGCCTCCCGCCTTGCACGGCGCCTTTGAGTTCCTTGGTCACCAGGGTGGCTCGGCCCACAACGCCAGGCTCTTACAGTCCACCCACATTACGAATCTCCTCTCATTGTTTCGTTCGCACCGATATCTGAGGAAGAATTGAGGCCACCGACTGCCACCTGCAGGCAAGGACAGGGATAGCGGAAAGCCGCTATAACAGGCCACAGTCCGCATTTTTATATCCGGAAAGGACAGGTTATTTCCTGCCTAGACACAGCCTTGATCATCGGACACTCGCACTTGTGTTGTTTTGTTGTCTAAACGCACAAATGGGAAACAAGCCACAACATCTCAGTGTGTTTCTATCCAAATCAAGCCAAGCCGAGATTTTAACAGACGGTCCAGACTAAACTTTCCGAACCAAGAACTGATAAAGCCAAAAAAGCGCCCAAACCAGTGCTTTCGGATTCGGATATCTTCAGATTCACAAGTAAAAACTATTTCACCCTTTACGACGTCTGGGTGTGTCTCAGCTCAGTTATCCAGTGATACGTTCCTGTCCTGCTTCGTGGGATTTCGGGAACTTCAGCAGGTGAGCCGTGCTACAACTATCATTGATGTTGTGTTTCTAGGGTTGTGCTTCGCAGTTCAATATGCCAGTGTAGACGTGAGTGGAAGTCGTGCGTAGGGTCTCTTAAATAATTGTAGATGAATGGAGCCTCTAGGGGAAACGGCCTTTAGCTTTTTCGTGTGTAGAGTGAGTGAATAGCGACCCCTACTGTCCGACCTGTGCAATTCAGACTAAAGAGTCCTTAAATATACTCGTTAAGTAACCGCACTGTGGATATTAGATTAGAGCTGTCTGTGGGACATTCTGTGGAACAGCCAATTCGGAACTCCTATAACAGCATACATAGCATTCCTGAAACGCATTTAATGCAGAAATCATATAGGCGagtaatataaatcacacaccaaGCACTGCAATAATTAACTAGAATAAAGCAAGGTTACACGTTCAAACATTTCAGACGTAATTATGCATTGGAATTGCATTCCTTATTGATGACAGGCCAAAACATACATACTATTTTCAAACGTTCAGCTGTTAAAACTTTAGAATTCCGTTTTTACTTTAACAGAAGAAAGGGTTATCTAACTTTATAACTGGGTTATGCACACGTATGTTATCTATTTCCAGGAGATATTCAACCAAAATAAGTCTTAACTTTATCAATTTTTAGTGAGGGAAACTGGTATTGCCTTGATTACATTGATACTTTTCCAAGTATTCACTAATATacgtttatttaatttaataatatcTGCATATGTGGGCGTGCAGTCTCCATGTCAATATCCTAATATACCACTTTAATTTACGCCAGCATCAACTCTCTTGTACACCAGCGAGAGTGTATAGCACCTCCAATGTAACATGGAATACCCCAGAGTTCAAATCAAAATAAGACGACTTTTCTAACAGCAATTTAATTTGTCAGGGTTGTGGGTATATTTTTGCTACAAAGAATGCTGATGTGTGATTCAGATGTAAACAGCATTTGTGTTCTGTTAACACTCGGAGAGAAGTATCTACAGTAATCTACAGTGACTGACTGCACAGCATGGGATTTAAATCGGAAGGTCTGTTTCAGTATTCTGCAGCTGACACTTTAATCATTCAGTAGAAGGGGTCGTAATTGGATGAGAAGGTAGTGGTCTTGCCCAATCACAGACTGAGCTAAGGACTAGATCTGACAGCGCCTCTTTCGCACCTCCCTCATGAACATTTCGCTCTTCTCGACTCAGGCTGCGCCGAAAACCAGTAGTCGGAAAAAAGCACAGAGTTTATTTGCAGATCTGTCCAAGCAATTGAAGTTCAGCCCTTAACCCGGCCGCGAAGCAGGAGAACGTGAACCACCCCGACGCGGAGCACTTTGGGACAGGTGCGGCTGGAAATGGAGCCCGCAGGCGGTGGGCGGCAGTGCACTTGGCAAGTACtgtgctgcctttccctctgcagcTTGGGTTTTGTCTCTGGCCAGCTTCGTTACTCGGTGCCAGAGGAGTCCGAGCCCGGCACCTTAGTGGGGAATTTGGCTCGGGACCTAGGGTTGGACGCCGTGGCTGTTTATCAGCGTAAACTCTCTCTGGGATACGAGACGGACAGGCGTTAttttgcactgagccagggaagtgGCGTTCTAGTTGTAAAAGAAAGGCTAGACCGAGAGAGCCTGTGCGGACCCAGCGCGAGGTGTGTTCTGTTCGAGGAAGTTATTATCGAGAGCCCCCTGGAGCTCTTCCGGGTAGAGCTGGAGGTTCTGGATATAAATGACAACGCCCCCAGCTTTCTTACCGATAACCGCGTTGTGAAGGTTACTGAGCTAGTAGCGGCCCGAGGCACGAGATTTCCTTTGGAGAGTGCCCAAGACCCGGATGTGGGAAGCAACACTGTCAGTGATTATACCCTAAAACCCAACCCATACTTTTCATTAACTGTGAATAGGCGTAGTGATGGCAAACTTCTTCCAGAACTGGTTCTGGAGAAAGTTCTGGACCGTGAAGCGCAAGAGAACCACTCATTAGTGCTGACTGCTATTGATGGTGGGCGTCCTGCTAAATCAGGGAGTACCCAAATAACGGTGATTGTCCTGGATATCAATGACAACGCCCCCACATTCGATCACTCCACCTATACTGTAAGCGTGCAAGAAAACCTTCCAGTTCGTTCTGTGCTAATTAAACTCAATGCAATTGATATAGATGAAGGTCCCAATGGAGATATTGAGTATTCttttgaagaccatatgttggagtcAACGCAACATTTGTTTAGCCTTGACTCACACACTGGGGAGATTACCCTAACAAATGCTGTTGATTATGAGGAAGCTAAGTTATATGAATTATCCATTCTAGCCCAAGACAAGGGGGTGCCAGTGATGGTAGGGCGATGCTTCCTTCACGTGAAAATAGAAGATGTAAATGATAATGTACCAGAGATAATAATGAAATCAAACACATTTTTAATTTCGGAAAACACTCCCACTGGCACTGCTGTGGGGTTTTTTAGGGTCAGGGATCGGGATTCTGGCTATAATGGAGAAGTGAGGCTAGAAAtatcaccaaatgtgccattcacatTCAAATCCTCTGGGAACCATCATTCACTTGTCACAGATGGCGTGCTCGATCGAGAACATATTGCCCAATATGCCATCAAAGTAGTGGCTACAGACATGGGATCACCTCCTTTGCAGGCACAGGCAACAATTCATGTCAACATATCAGACGTGAATGATAATCCGCCTCTCTTCTCACAGCCACTGTTCGGTGCCCATGTTATGGAGAATAACAGTCCAGGCTATTTGCTGTGTACAGTCTCTGCTTCAGACCCAGACGAGGGAGAGAATTCCCAGCTAACATTCTCCATCACAGAGAGTGATATTGAAGGATCCCCCATCACCTCCTTTGTGCGCATCAATTCTTTGACTGGAAATATATACGCCCAGCGCTCTTTTGATTATGAATCTGTGCAAGTTTTACATGTACCGATCAAGGTAgaagatgcagggtctccaaagtTGAGCTCTAATATGTCTGTTCATGTGTTTATTGTGGACCAGAATGACAACTCCCCTTCAGTCTTGTATCCAGTGGCATCCAGCAGGCCTTACGTGAAACAGAAGATCCCAAAGTATGTGCCTAAAGGATACTTGGTCAGCAAATTAACAGCAGTGGATGCAGATTCTGGCCATAATGCGTGGCTTTCCTATAGTCTTTTGAAACCAACAGATACCTCTTTGTTTCGAGTGACAACACATAGTGGAGAAATCAGAAGTGTAAAAGAATTTAAAGACATTGATGACAGTGAGTACACCCTTATCCTTTTAATACAAGACAATGGTCAGCCTTCTTTGTCAACTACAGTTACAATTCTTTTATCCTCCGAGGAAAAGACGAATGAGGAAATGCCTAAATCACACAATTTTCATGTACAGTATGACGGTAATTCTGAAATGACTGAATATTTAATTATCACCCTTGTGACAATTACTGGATTATTAGTAGTTACTTTCATTATGGTTTTAACTACATGTCTCAGGAGACAGGACACAGGTACTCTTCTGTGTTGCTCCGCCACAACACTACCTAAAAAATATTCAAAGCCCTTTCAGCCATCTCTCCAACTCAACGAAGATGGTACATTGAAATATTTGGAGGTTAGTTTGGCCAATCGCAAGACACAGAGTCATTGCTATAGAACATGCTCCTCTCCGGTTTCAGAAAGAAGTGATTTCACTTTCATGAAACCATTGGATTTTCCACAGCTGAAGAGCATATTGAATGAGGAAGATGCATTCCTATCTACTGTACATGGTTTAAAGGAGCCTGAGAAGGTGAGATCATATTAAATCTATTTTACAATAGTTGTCATGACCAGAACTGAATTTGGGATTATGGGGTTAGTGGTCCCATTTTAATTTctgctgtttctttttgtgtgttagCAAACCTGAAGAAGTAGTCTGTAGAACACTGCCCTGGAGACTTCCGCCAAGCAGGTTTCTTTGTAACTTTAATCTTTTCCCTGCCTATACCTGCCACATACATTTCTTCTCATATCCATGCACTTTTAAACCCAGAGTTCCCCTACCTGTGAAAGAAAGTTAAGGAAGTAATACCAGAGGCGCTGTGTCATATCCAGTATTAGAGTTCCCGGGTATGATGGAATGGTCCCACTGTGATTTATTTGTTTCTGTTTTATTCTTTTAACTTTTTTAGCAAAACTCACTAAAGAGAAGCAGGAGAGGGTTTACATTTGAGAGGGGGAGAATTCTTCGGTGAGGCTTAAATGGAGGATTTGGCAGCAAGGGGGGCTGCTGAGTAGTGGGTAGGACATGGTGTGAAAACAGATCGTATGAAAATTGTCTTGTTAGTGGTGGACCAGCAATCATAATGGTACACTGTGAGAATGTGTTGTTTCAAGAGTTGAATTTAAAGTTCCTTACAGAAGTAGTGAAAGGGTGCTCTTCAGTGAAGT
Protein-coding sequences here:
- the LOC138245662 gene encoding protocadherin gamma-C5-like isoform X22 gives rise to the protein MEPAGGGRQCTWQVLCCLSLCSLGFVSGQLRYSVPEESEPGTLVGNLARDLGLDAVAVYQRKLSLGYETDRRYFALSQGSGVLVVKERLDRESLCGPSARCVLFEEVIIESPLELFRVELEVLDINDNAPSFLTDNRVVKVTELVAARGTRFPLESAQDPDVGSNTVSDYTLKPNPYFSLTVNRRSDGKLLPELVLEKVLDREAQENHSLVLTAIDGGRPAKSGSTQITVIVLDINDNAPTFDHSTYTVSVQENLPVRSVLIKLNAIDIDEGPNGDIEYSFEDHMLESTQHLFSLDSHTGEITLTNAVDYEEAKLYELSILAQDKGVPVMVGRCFLHVKIEDVNDNVPEIIMKSNTFLISENTPTGTAVGFFRVRDRDSGYNGEVRLEISPNVPFTFKSSGNHHSLVTDGVLDREHIAQYAIKVVATDMGSPPLQAQATIHVNISDVNDNPPLFSQPLFGAHVMENNSPGYLLCTVSASDPDEGENSQLTFSITESDIEGSPITSFVRINSLTGNIYAQRSFDYESVQVLHVPIKVEDAGSPKLSSNMSVHVFIVDQNDNSPSVLYPVASSRPYVKQKIPKYVPKGYLVSKLTAVDADSGHNAWLSYSLLKPTDTSLFRVTTHSGEIRSVKEFKDIDDSEYTLILLIQDNGQPSLSTTVTILLSSEEKTNEEMPKSHNFHVQYDGNSEMTEYLIITLVTITGLLVVTFIMVLTTCLRRQDTGTLLCCSATTLPKKYSKPFQPSLQLNEDGTLKYLEVSLANRKTQSHCYRTCSSPVSERSDFTFMKPLDFPQLKSILNEEDAFLSTVHGLKEPEKQAQPFQQAQPFQQAPPNTDWRFSQAQRPGTSGSQNSEEAGGWPNNQFETERLQAMILASANEAADGNSTLGGAGTMGLSARYGPQFTLQHVPDYRQNVYIPGSTATLTNAAGKRDGKSSASSGGNKKKSGKKEKK